Below is a window of Musa acuminata AAA Group cultivar baxijiao chromosome BXJ3-11, Cavendish_Baxijiao_AAA, whole genome shotgun sequence DNA.
ATATCAATACACCACAAGGGTGGTTGAAGGAACAGATAGAAGATACAGGAAAAGAACCACTGAAACAGCCTAAAAGAGATGGTAAAAAAGAGCTGAAAGGAAAGGAAGTCCAAAGAGATCACAATTAGATCAACTAGGCAAAAAGAGGAAGGGCAGATTTAACCCACAATAGCAGTTGAAAGAAATGATTTGCATCAATAAACGGCTGATTCACTGATTTCTCACAGGTTAAAGCGATTATTTAGAGCTCTGCACAGTTGACCACCCAATACAAAGTTGGTGCCAGATCACCATTCACATGAGTCAAAACAATGGTCCCTACTGATTTTAAAGCTTTGCTTAAAGCAGCTACAGAAACCTATCCAGTTTGGACTGTCTCCTGGAGCCTTGtctcttaaatattattttttcgcTTACTAATTAAAATCATTGCAACAAGGAAAAGAAAAGCAGCATCAGAACTCAGAAGACTAATGCGATAGTTGTAGCCacaaaataagaaaattaaacTTACAAGTTGCACCGTATGCCCCTGCCAGACAAAAAAACAGATATGTGGGTTGTGGACAATATATTATATGTCTCATCAACAAGATTTAATCAAAGATTTATGTTTTAACCTTTTGTTATGCACCTTGAAAACCTATTGTTTCATATTTACTACTGTGAACAGCTTAAGCATCTACAAACCATGTAGAAAGATAGTtaagaaatcaaaatataaaggCAGAAATAAGTGTAACGACAAATAAAGAGTTTGGAATGTGCACCTTATCGATCAGTTTCACAATCATAGATTCAACAGCAGCAGAATCAGCTGATGATTTATAAGTAGCTTCAAGTGTTCGAATAGCGACGGCTGTATCCATGTTTACTGATGAGAGATCACTATTATCCTCCTGTTAGTAGTGTTCACAAGCAATTACATGGTGCTGAAAGACAAATAGATAGTGTATATAAGCCATCTCCGGACTTCTAAAAGCAGAACTCAACAATGTTACCTGTAAATTCTTGCACATTGCTATTATCCTATCAAAATCAGTGTTGATTGCTCGCAGAAAGTGATCTGAGGGACTTTGCATAATTGGGCAAGGAAACCCTGCATTAGAAAAATGCTGCAGAGCAAACAGAGTTGATTCTTTGGGCCATGATGTGAAATAACAAGTTACCCATGCACCTTCAAGTTTCATAAAATAATCAACCTAAATTAGAAGTACTCACCTGCAAACAAGCCAATGTCTCTCCAAAGAATAGTGTGTTTCCATTTGAGAGTAAACAAATTCTATCAAAGAGGCCAAAAACTTCCGTGCTACTCTGATACATTGTGAAAATAAGAGTGCAGCCAGTGCTTGCGAGTTTCTTCAATGTAACCATTAACAGAAGAGCTGATACACTGAAAGAAAATGCATTCAGCAAATAAACAAAACCACAGgaattttttatgacatattgTAGATCCTTAGAAAGTACTGTATGGAACCTGTCAAGATGATAAAGTGGTTCATCAATAAACAAAACATGTGGCCTCATTACAAGCTCCCGAGCAATACTAACACGTCTTCTTTCTCCACTAGGAAGACTCTTAGTGTAACAATGGCCACCAATGAGTGAGTCTGCAAAATCTCCCAGAGACATAGCTGATATGGCATCCTCAATAAAGCTCTTCTTTTGAAAGAAGAAACCAGGAAGTTGCAGAAGTGCCGAGTAATATAGCATCTCACGCACAGTTAGTGATTCGATCAACATATCATCCCTATCAACATAACCCTGCAAATGTCTGGTTAAGTATAGGGCATACAAGAAAGCAGCACATGTATGAAATGTCTGTGTCATATCTGattgaataaaaaaaacaaattcCAGGCATATGACACAATAAAGCATGAAAAGAAATGGATGATGTCAAAACCTCAGCAACAAGGGTGAAAAATCTTGAGTTCCCAGATGGCTCAATATGACATAAGTTTCTAGTATAACTCTTAAACCAAAATCTCATCGTCATCTGTAGGTGTAGTTGTGTACTGTGAAATTAGTGCGTCCAAGGGAGGCAGCTCGTCTGGTTTTTTAAAAATGGAAGAAATGAATAGAAGAAATGCCCCAGCAACTGCAGAATAAATATCTGTTGAGACATCCTAGTGGTCAATGTATTGTTGCATAAGTAATGGGTCTCGGGTTCGAGTCATCTTGTACACtgtttaatattaaataaaagatTCTTTCTATTTAAATAACAGCAGAATAAATGACTATACCACCACATGGAATATGGCAGAAGTCCCCCAGATGAATTTAAAGCTCAGAAATACAAATAAAAGATCATTAGATACTGAACTGGCTCCTATGATACAAAAAGAAGTAATTGGATACACCAAATAAAATGTTGTCATTTTAACATCACATGTACATAAATTTTATTGCTTATTCATTTGAAATGAGAAAAGGCTTGTCGGTAACACTCTGACACCACAGAAGCATTACAATGTTTAATAATGGAGAGAAAGCCAGGATTTAATACATGAGCAAGAGAAATCTACTTAAATGATGGTTACATGGGTCATAAGATATGCATGTTTTTTTTAAGGATATAGAttatgctttagaaacaaaaaaCTTCTGATCATCGTATTTAGTATCTGATGGCATTCATAAATAAGCATATCTAACAAATGTCTATGACAACTTAACAGTTATGTTGACATTTCATGTACTATAAATCTTCAGACAAGCCTCATGCACACATGAAATCTCATGTAAAGCAATCAAACGCACAACACAATGACGATGTCTAAACTCTTTTACAACTTATGTCAAAGTTGTACTACCTTCGAAGAtatactccttttttttttcctttctatgtTCCTCTAATTGCTACACAGCATTAATCATCATAAACTATTCTTGATTTTATTTGGCAATCTCTGCAAATTAAGATCGATTTATATCCTAAAATAGTGTTTCAAACAATTAGAAGACGATTAGAACAATCAAATGATCATCATAAACATTTGAATACACTTTCATGTTTAACCAGTCCTGCCGACAGGATCTCATCAATCATTTGTGGGTTACAGAACACCACAAACAGGTTAATTAAACCCTCGAGATATAAATGCTAATGGAATTTAGAAGTTATCAGTAAACACTCATTTTGTAGAAAAGATGACAAAAATGTACAGTACACAGTACAGGATCATCAATTTCCACAACAGAAGCATGAAGCACAGTATCAAATTTCCCTGGGACTGGTATGTATAGGACTACGGGCCTATACATCACATGCTACGCccctcccaaaaaaaaaaatcccaattCGTCTCACATCACATGCCACCGCCGCACAGCCACCCAACTACTACGGGCCTCCtcatttcctcttcttcttctcctcctccctgctCCCCACTTCTCGGTGCCAAATGGTATTTCGACATAGTCCGGTACTGAGATTGTTAACCATGGTATGGAGACCTCACTTAAGCAACATTCATATCATTCCATGTCAAATCCTGTATCAACTGTGAGACACTCGAGCCCTTAGATTCTGGTATTTTGTTTGAAGAAATTTTGAGAAAATGGGATAATACAGAATAGTGGAAAGCATGAAAAAGATGACCATGGCAGGCCCAATCTAAAGTGGCAAACTACATGGTGAATTCCTTGCAAGCAATGATATAATTCAACCACAGATAAATGTAGCATAAATGTGAACAAAGCATCAAAAGAATACATTACTCATCCACAGATAAATGTGGCATCTAGTCTACAATTCCATGAAACCATTTCAAATAACAGATAGTGATGACATGACCAATGCATAAAGTTGAACTACCAGGCCAGCACTTTAATAGTGCTGGTCATAGCACTATTTAAAAAGTATCACAGAACATAAACTTCATACCCAGGAAGACAAATAATAATGCAAATGGGTCTATCTGGTAGAGTACAATATTTTTAATGTAACACCACTGAGACACTACAGCTTGTTGTTGTTCATAGTGTCAAAATCTGTCAGAAGAGTCTTCAGTGTGGAAGCATAAATAAAAACTAAAGAGCAAATAAAAATATAGggctcttaacaatgatgttcacCATAACAATTATTATGAAGGTAAAGGGACATTTTCTCTGAGAAGTTACCAAAACAAAGTGGCAGCTAGTTCACATCACTAAATTCTGTATTCAAATAGATGATTGCTTCAACTAAATAAAACTATTAGAAGGTCAGGCTCCAGCATAGAGGTAAAAGTAGTTATTATAGTGTATAACTTTCGGAATCTTGAACAGACTTAATATGCAAAAAATGAGCGACTAACTGATCACTTACATATGAACCGTATGGCATGCATGATTTCACCCCATTCACAAAAACCTCACCATACATTCTCGCTGGATCTTGCAGTTTACCTAAAAGGAGAATACAAATAGAAATATCTATCATGAAGTCTCagaagcagcggcagcgacaAGTTTAAGAGAACTGCTTATTTCAACATTTTTGCTAGAGATTCTTTTAGCCAATGAATCTTTTACTAATAATTAATAAGGTTCGCCACTGTATTAACCCTTTTTTTTTGTGGAGAAAACAAACTTCAACATCAGTTTTGACACAAACCtgcaatggacctaagcaacgtaGACTTCCCAGATCGTGCAGGCCCCATTATAACAGTAAGTGTGCCTGGCAGAGCATATCCATTTGAACTTTTCACAACCTTATCTGAGTACTTCCCCTTTTCATTTAATGTAACAGTCAATTCCTTCCATACTATAGATGCCCCTGCAATCTTCCTTGCAGTAACAGATGTTGAAGCCTCAGGCAAGGATGGAGATGGTAGCGAACCACTGTTAATCTTTGACAAGGATGGAGAGGCTGTAGCAGTTGCAATATGGATTGAGTCACCAACTTCCTCTAGGTGTGCATCAATCTCTGTGTCATCCCAGTCTGGTGAATCCTCGAACGAGATAGGTTGCCTCAGAGTACCAGGTTTCCTCAGGTAGAAGAATGCACCTGCTGGTGGTCTGCCAATCGGACTACTTGCCGAAGACGAAGATGACCTATAGTTATCTGAATAAGACTGTATCTCTTCCATTTCCTTTTGTCCTTAACAGATTTTAAAATATCAATCCATCAGAAAATATCGCCATGCACTGAAAGGTATTATTATATGGTTTTCGAACAAAGAACTTCCTTTGTGCATAATTCCACAACTTCATCATCCAACtaatttcatgtatatatatttcttaTAGTTCTCATCTCTAGCAAGGATTCTTGCCTGACCTGCACACAGTTCAGAATCTTCAGATAAAAATTAAGGAAGGTGAAAACCAACTAGCATTCATTAATACCAATTCATCTTTGGAAAAATGCAAACAGTAATTCATTAAATTTCACTAATGTTAGTATCAACCTAGCGTAAACCACTCCATTTGTGTTGCAATCATGTGTacgcataatatatatataaaagatagaACTTGAGCTCTTCGCATCCAATAGGTGATGTTGTCTAAGAAAAAACTAACAAATTTAGAAATACATAACTTTAACGATAATAAGAGCAACGTTTTTACCATTTCCAATACCTCGACAACACTGACAAGAAAAACAACATACAGGTCGAAATACCATTACCTGAAGACCTGCTTGAAACTTGAGATTTTGAATCACAACCAAAGCTACATATTACAACAACCAAACTATACAACAGAAAGACCACCATCTTCTTTCAACCCTCGAGAAAAAAAACAAAGGATTTTCTTCAAGAATACTCCAAGAAAGCAAACAACCCTCATTTGAGCTACCTACCACTCAAAACCCTTAAACCCTAGAAGAACCCAAAGGGCAAAACGGAAACAGAAAACACCGGCCCACCAAATTACCTCGACATCCCACCAACATCCGACCAACCACTACAACTATCGCTAGAGAAAGTTCCGGATCGCTGAGAGAAATAGACACACTCAAAGAACCACTCAAGAGGAAGCAACCAAAGCAGCAGAGCACACTACCTGACAAGATCCTCGATTGACAGGATCTGCGACGAGAACGAAGGCCGAACAGAGAATCAAGTGCCACGACCGCAAGAAATGGCCACGCAAAGAGGGATCTCGGCGAAGAAACTCATCGGAACACCTCGATCCGAGCGAGAAGACACTTCTCAGGgggagatataaaaaaaaaaatgacagagatatctttttcttatttatttatttatttcccgCTTTTTTGGTGCCTCTACGACGGGCGTCACACGGTCCTCCCGAACGCTTTAATTAAAGAGGACCAGCGGATAAAAACAATGGAGTTTTGCGACTTCGAGGGAGTTCGGTGGCGAGGTAACCTGGTGATTTTAAAGTGGCTTTGGGTGCGGCACTTCTTTGGAGGGAATCATGTTTGTTTGGGGCCTTTAGTCTTTTTCTTACTGtagcaaattatatatatatatatatatatatatataagcgctATATTACGAGGAATAGAATGGTAGGGTAATCATTTCCTACTCGAgctccctcaccatgcccaaatgctaggtcagctCACCGAATatcatgacccgagcctgatgggctaactagcctatcaacttcgtttagtctaaaccactgatcaaaatacttaagctaaagttgataatagtacactcatcatacctttataagttaatcttaatcttatccaCTTTCGATGTTGGACTAATCAAGGATGTTATATTAGTTGTCACAATCTCGCTTATAATTCACAtggtattatttatattttagtaGATATGGATTACTATTAGATCTATTTTGATGTTAGAAATTACATCATAAATAGTTTTAGATTGAGTTAGTAACAGTAGTTTTATATAAGGCTAATTATATGACCCCTATTAACATCGTATTTCTTTTAATtctgaaaattaaaataaataattttatttattattataacatCATCAACtgaaataaataatattcatttcattttcaacgttgaaattatctttttttgataaaattattgatAATAAAAGAGATATTGAAACTATATTTTTACTTATCATTTTCGCACTTAACTAATAATATTAGgatgaatatgattttttattttatttttaaaattatatatatagtattttctGAGAAAAGCccaaaaaatagtttttttttcagGAATTCACTAATATTATGATTACATAaatcattaataaaaaatcttaaatatGTTCATGAAGGGGGGATATATTGATTTTTGATAAATACAATATATACCCCTCTTCATGAACATATTTGAGGctttttttatagataatttatGTAATCATAATATTTAATGGGCCGTTATTATGTGGTGTATAGTTTCACTAACATCATCTATTTcattagaaaatattcatattttatatatttcttaaaatttacTCATCTTTTGTTTTTCTTAAATAATACCTTAATTTTAAAATACCCAAAATACTCCTAaaattttttttgtcaaattATTCTCGCTCATGAACTATTACAGTACTATATTTTTAAGTTTATAGTTAATTTAGTTAAAATTAGAAGTCCATTTAAAAATTTACCATGTTTTCGAAttagtttatagtatttttattatggtgACGAAAATATTATAACAAGTCAAAACACCATATAAGTGGAAAAAATTATAagacaattttaaaaaaaatataaaaaaatattatttttaaggaagaataaaaagaaaaatactgataaaaatatttaaaatataaatatgttataGAAAAATCACCTTAGCAGAATTGCACAAACTCATTTCAAcagttgaatttttatttttttatttttaggggATTTCTATAGGGGTTTTTTTCTTGGAGTTACTGTTAAAaaagattatttataaaaaaaaatatatgactatttatagaacTTCTAAATTCTAATTCGATGGGGGTGTTGGGATCGGAACTAATTGGCACATCATCACGAGCACACTTCAGTTGACTTCGAACTGGGATCCACACCGGACGCTGCTCGGCCTGTGGGTTGACAGCGGGGTCTGCCGCTGCACGCTTATTCCGCGGATCCTTCCAAATCACGGCAGCATACAAGGCGCCGGGAAACCTGCGCGAGATGTTAGCGACGTGGGGGCTGCTCGCGAGGACAAGGCCAAATCAAGATTCCGAGATCAGTCGATTTGGACGGCCGCGATCTCTAGATCAATGGTTACGGGTTCGGTCACGTGTCGTTGGATCTATCCAACTCGGCTTTCATCAGATTCGAATAGGATTTACGGATAGATTGGGATCATTCAATCAGTTCTCTGTTCACAGGTAAATTACCGTGGCATGAAAACAATGATTCACACTCGTCTGCAAGGATTTCAAACATAAGAACGCAAGACAAACATTGTGATAGAGAAAACCTCAGGCACAACAAAGTTTCCCTTGCATTGTGATAGACAACACCTCAGTTTAATATTCTGTCCAAAGCCAAGCAGAACCAATTAATGACAACAAGAGAACACCTCAGTTTAATAGTCTGTCTAAAGCCAAGCAGAACCAATTAATGACAACAAGAACAAGATTCTCTCTAAAACTAAGCTAATGGGTTTAAGATGctggtaaaaaaaataaaaaatgaagagaTCCCCAACCATGATTTCAAACATCGAATCGATCCAAGATAAACTGGTGTCAGATGGTATGGATCAGTATTGTTGAGTACACTGATACCATACCGGTCCGCTAAATGTCTAAAACCGATATCAGGTCAAGATTTTAAAACCTTTATCTCGAGAAtctaaggggaaaaaaaaaaatgttttccatGGTGAGAAAACACAACTAATTTCGAGCCAAAAACAAGTCCAGAAAATAACAAGTTTATGTTCTTATCACAACGTTTGCTAAATATCTTGAATGGTTCCAGCAAGATAGTTGGATATGCCAACCATTTACAGACTGGGAGTATGTACAGTGATACATAGATGATATATGGATTAATTGGTAGAGGAAGTGCAGAAACTCAATTGCCATTAAATAAATGTAATTGGCAGACCTCTCAAATAAGCAAGTCAAGATAAGCTTCTAAACCTTGGCTTTGGAGGCACTTCCTCAGCTTGCCTAGCGCCTGGCTCTCTAGCTGCCGAACCCTCTCTTTCGAAAGGCCATACATGGCACCAATCTCCGAGAGAGACTTCTGTTCGCTGCAACGGATCCCAAACCGGTACTGAATTATAACCCTCTCCCTCGGTTTCAATATATTTAGAAGATTGCGTACGTGCTGCCTCATCATCTGCTTGGCTATGACAAGATCAGGAATCTCAATCTTGGGGTCTGCTACTGTTTCCTGGTGGCATCAGAACCATTAGAAATTAAGTAAACATTaaataagaacaagaaaagaaacaaaatttcTCCTGATATGATGTACAAAATCACGCTTAGAGATCCATTCATCAAGAAAATCATATTGAAACTCAAAGAAGTGGCCAAAATCCTAAAAATTTAATCAGACCTTACCTCAGAATCAGATTGTGAATCTTCCATTCTATTAACGTCGATCCCTTAAAATTGAAAGATTGTTTTTGTTGTATTCCAGGAGTTATGGAGAATTCTTTTTGTTAAGTTTTGAAGAGAGTATACATATAGGGAAGCATGCCAATatctaaatcaaaattatttacaCAAGACATGAACTAGAATTTGATAAAGTTGTCAGAAAGTAGCCAAAATAATGCATATCCTATCAGACATTGTTGCCCCAGAACCTGTTTATACCTTCTCCATTCCAATGGATATGTCCCAAGGAAAGAGTTCATTATTCTCAAAAGACATGGAGGAATAACTGCATTTTTTGTGGACGGGGTTGAGGAACACTTGTTTGGATAAGGTTTAAAAGGAGAGCATGTTTACATGGAACAAGTCTGAACATGGTGTCAACAGCATGTGCAATAAGATATAAACTAGCAATGAACGAAATTacgagaagcattggagaagctgAGCTAGAAAATGCAACCTTCAATTAGAATGCTTAGTGAGCGTGGATTTCCAAACTAAGAAGACAAACCAAATACATGGAACAAGGCTTACCAGTGACACAATGAGCAAGAACGAAGACCTACATATTTACAGATGCATAATACATACATGTAAATCGTGGATACATtgtaaacttctaatatttacataTACATCTAAACATGCACacataaatatcaaattacactCAGATGATTCCGTTTGTGAGATGTATGATACTGTGTTTATTAACCTACCTGAAAAGTGACATCCTGATCTAACCAAGGACGCCTTTGAATTGAAATTGGATATCTAGAGTTCAATAACAAAATTTCCAACTTCTGAACTGTGATGCCAACACGTTTTGCTATCTCTTCATTTGTTGGGAGAAGGCCTTCTTGAATGCACAATCTCCTTGCTTCTCTTATGCTTTTCAATCGTGCAAAAGCATTTTCCTGCAACAACCAAACATGATAAGAGAACGGCACAGCATTGATGAGATACCATTTTTCAGATGACACTATGCAAAATTGCAAATAATGCAATGGTTTAGCTTCAGCTATAACATCTCCACGCTTCAACATGAAAAGAATAGAGATAAGAATACTTTAGATCTAGTTATGTCAGCTGACAGCAATGTGCTTTATTGCATACGAGAGATTCATTTAGCATGGCAATTGGAAATAACAGTGTTAGAAGCAAGATAAAGCATCATAGTGGGAAGCAAAGATAAATGATTTAGATCATTGAACTTTCAGCTTGAACTAATGTCAAGGTTCCAAGTAAACTAAAAAATATGACGAGGAAGCCAAAACTCAACTGGTAACCGAATGGTTCGAGAGTTTTTAAATATGGCCTTCTTGATCGATTGCCTTATCCACCAATATGCATAAGTTGGAAATCTGCATCCAGCTCTTGGCTTGAACTTCTCTAAGCTCTTCATAAGGCCCCTGCTTCCCTCCTATAATAATACAAACTTTTTGACACAATGAAGAGTAGTAGGAATGTTCCGTGAAACAAAATGGAATGCACTTTAGATATACAACTGGGATATAGAATTATGTGATGGTAGAATGAAGCAGAAACCAGAATTAAGGTAGATTTTATAGAATTGTCTTTTAAATGAACTTCAGCAGGTGTAAAAATACAACATTGATCAAATACTATTCCCCTGGTGCCAGGTACCTATTTGTATCACATGAATTACATATGGAAGTTTTCAGTTAGTTATAGAATATTTTACCCAAAAAATTTGCAATATGAAACAACTTTCAAAGAAGGAACAAAGCAGTTATATAACATGCTACAGCCTACAAGCAACTCTCAGATGGGAGAAAGGACATCAATTTTAACAAATCATGAGAAAAACATGTATCAACCATTAAATTGTGTTAAGCATGAACATGTAAACAATCCAAGTCAACCTGCAGCAAATCCTGAATATTAAGGCCCTTCCCTTCATATTGTCTCGCAACATGTACCACAAGACGAAAATTAGCATAAATCATCTTTTCTCGGTTGCGTCTCCCAGAAGAAAGGCAGGACTGTAAATCTTGGCAGCTCATTCCAACTGCTTGAGCCCACTCCGCCAATGTTGGTTCACGGTCAGATTGTGACTGAAGTCTTTCTTTAACTTTTTCCAATCTCATAAGATCCTGTTCatagtaaaaaatcaaaaaacATATGGATATGATCAGTGACCCCCTTATGCCAACTAAGTATAAAggaagcttgcaaacaaagatagACATAACACATGCCTCTATCTTAACAAATAAATCCTTTTCTTCTTTAACTGTCAACAGTTGTTTTGTCTCAGGACCCCACAAGAATAACCTGAGGGGGTCATTGGAGTCAAGCCTTTTATCTATCTTCTTGCTTTGATTGATGGTCATTGAACTGGCACCATGGTGTACAAAATTGTTTGGATTCTTGGAGACCTTACGTTTCTTGGATCGCCTCTCCAATAGCTTTCTTGATCTAACAGTTGTTTCTTCTTTAAAAAAAGTATCATCGTTTGATCCTTCATCAAAACTGATTAAGAGAACTCTTAGAAATTGAAAAACATTGATACATAAAACAATTCCAAGTGTCAAGAAATGAAGGTGGGCATCTGATCAATAAGAAACACACCCTAAAAAGTTTGATTTATCAACTTCAATTCCCAAAATATTTGATTGTTCCACCAAAGATGCTGCTATTTTTGAGGCAATCATAGCCTTTTTAGCAAGGGCAAGAACATCGGCTGGTGTGATGCAGTCTTTAGTATTTTCAACTTGCATAGCACTGCTGTCTCCACTTACACAGGTACTGGTTTCTTCTGGACCTACAGAGACTGGTAACGATTGCTTTTCCTCATCAAGAGGAGGGAATCTGGAAGAGATATCAGAAAGAAGTTCGAGAATAAAAAAAACAGTACTCAGAAAATTGTCAAATAAATGTTGCTCGACGATAAAAAGTAAGCCAGATTATCTTACGGATACCATAAACTGGGCTGATAAGACAACTGGCATTCGAGATATCTCAAGTATTGGTTAAATTCATGCTTTTCTCTCTCTTCAGAACATGATCTGCCAGCCTCTGTTAACCACTTATCTGGTGTTGCCTTCGAAATTAAAAGATCAAATAATCATCAATAGAGAGGAAATTGATGTGAGCAACACATCAAATATAGTTTCTGCTTATAATTGACTAGAGTCATCCCTTCACAATACTCCACCAATAGAATGATAAAAGTACTCCAAAATACCATACATGACAAAATACTCCTTCCTTCAACCAGAAAAGGCATCGCATGCATGAGAGTAAAACTGAATGAAGCATGATAGTAAGTAAAATGAGAATTCCATGTGTATTGGCCATGGATTTAGATCCTAGTGTCAGACATGACCACTGTCTTAATTAAGGATATATGAGTTTAGGATATAGGACCAAATTAAACAATGTTTTCATTTAAAGATGAGATTTAAAATGATAATctatataaatcttttaatattttgtattaagaaaaagaattaacaatctctaatttttttaaagaaatatttttatttttaagaacATAAATTTACTTAAATATTATTTACttaattttcatatattttaaGCTCTTTTCtatttttcccttttcctttctttttgttctcttctattctcctctattTATTTATCAGTAAACCAATAGATTTGTTGAGATAAGTTTTAAGATAAACTAAGTCACCTCTCTCCACCATTCCCCTCCCCCTCCTCTCCCTTTCTTCCTTGCTCTTGGTGTGTGTGCATACATATTCATGGTTCAATTCAAATATAACATAGTACCCGGAAGCCTACCTGCACAGATTTTTCAACCTTATTGAGATGGTTAGTTTTGAGATCATCACATTGTTCCTTTG
It encodes the following:
- the LOC103971681 gene encoding ABC transporter G family member 3 isoform X1, with translation MEEIQSYSDNYRSSSSSASSPIGRPPAGAFFYLRKPGTLRQPISFEDSPDWDDTEIDAHLEEVGDSIHIATATASPSLSKINSGSLPSPSLPEASTSVTARKIAGASIVWKELTVTLNEKGKYSDKVVKSSNGYALPGTLTVIMGPARSGKSTLLRSIAGKLQDPARMYGEVFVNGVKSCMPYGSYGYVDRDDMLIESLTVREMLYYSALLQLPGFFFQKKSFIEDAISAMSLGDFADSLIGGHCYTKSLPSGERRRVSIARELVMRPHVLFIDEPLYHLDSVSALLLMVTLKKLASTGCTLIFTMYQSSTEVFGLFDRICLLSNGNTLFFGETLACLQHFSNAGFPCPIMQSPSDHFLRAINTDFDRIIAMCKNLQEDNSDLSSVNMDTAVAIRTLEATYKSSADSAAVESMIVKLIDKGGPYLKSKGKASCATRIAVLTWRSLLIMSREWKYFWIRFVLYLLLTLSIGTIFSNSGHSLSSVTVRVAAVFSFVSFILLLSVAGLPAHINEIKIFTHEESNEHSGPVVFLLGHLLSSIPFLFLVSITTALIFYFLVGMRNEFSLLMYFILNVFMCLLANEAFMMVVALIWLETFKCILTLVFIHVMMMLVAGYLKIADALPGPVWKCPLSYVAFHTYAIEGLLENEYVGTSFAVGQVRAISGVQAVHASYDISPSRNAKWGNLLALFLMAVGYRVLLFVLLRFNVRKNIVNCNFCCLKMNTTKSR
- the LOC135653300 gene encoding RNA polymerase sigma factor sigF, chloroplastic-like translates to MKACRSLLSPVSIPMVPKNHLRTPYSNSVPMLLDQASQPTIHVPATQVVHHITASVLSKEQCDDLKTNHLNKVEKSVQATPDKWLTEAGRSCSEEREKHEFNQYLRYLECQLSYQPSLWYPFPPLDEEKQSLPVSVGPEETSTCVSGDSSAMQVENTKDCITPADVLALAKKAMIASKIAASLVEQSNILGIEVDKSNFLGFDEGSNDDTFFKEETTVRSRKLLERRSKKRKVSKNPNNFVHHGASSMTINQSKKIDKRLDSNDPLRLFLWGPETKQLLTVKEEKDLFVKIEDLMRLEKVKERLQSQSDREPTLAEWAQAVGMSCQDLQSCLSSGRRNREKMIYANFRLVVHVARQYEGKGLNIQDLLQEGSRGLMKSLEKFKPRAGCRFPTYAYWWIRQSIKKAIFKNSRTIRLPENAFARLKSIREARRLCIQEGLLPTNEEIAKRVGITVQKLEILLLNSRYPISIQRRPWLDQDVTFQETVADPKIEIPDLVIAKQMMRQHVRNLLNILKPRERVIIQYRFGIRCSEQKSLSEIGAMYGLSKERVRQLESQALGKLRKCLQSQGLEAYLDLLI
- the LOC103971681 gene encoding ABC transporter G family member 3 isoform X2, which produces MEEIQSYSDNYRSSSSSASSPIGRPPAGAFFYLRKPGTLRQPISFEDSPDWDDTEIDAHLEEVGDSIHIATATASPSLSKINSGSLPSPSLPEASTSVTARKIAGASIVWKELTVTLNEKGKYSDKVVKSSNGYALPGTLTVIMGPARSGKSTLLRSIAGKLQDPARMYGEVFVNGVKSCMPYGSYGYVDRDDMLIESLTVREMLYYSALLQLPGFFFQKKSFIEDAISAMSLGDFADSLIGGHCYTKSLPSGERRRVSIARELVMRPHVLFIDEPLYHLDSVSALLLMVTLKKLASTGCTLIFTMYQSSTEVFGLFDRICLLSNGNTLFFGETLACLQHFSNAGFPCPIMQSPSDHFLRAINTDFDRIIAMCKNLQEDNSDLSSVNMDTAVAIRTLEATYKSSADSAAVESMIVKLIDKGGPYLKSKGKASCATRIAVLTWRSLLIMSREWKYFWIRFVLYLLLTLSIGTIFSNSGHSLSSVTVRVAAVFSFVSFILLLSVAGLPAHINEIKIFTHEESNEHSGPVVFLLGHLLSSIPFLFLVSITTALIFYFLVGMRNEFSLLMYFILNVFMCLLANEAFMMVVALIWLETFKCILTLVFIHVMMMLVAGYLKIADALPGPVWKCPLSYVAFHTYAIEAWPPRERVCWNFFCCWPGQGYFWCTSCSRFLRHFSFQKCKVGKLIGIVLNGSRIPCSLVCFASV